In the Candidatus Eisenbacteria bacterium genome, TCCGCTGCGACTCCTCCGCCGTACGCTCCGGCTCCTCGTGCACGACCTTGGAGAGCCCCTTCTCGACGCGGCGCAGGGCCGCCATCGTCACCTTCTCGGAATCGGAGTCGCCCCTGTGCCGATGCAGATCGTTCAGTCGCTCCGCCTCCTTGGCGGCCGCGACGACCAGCTCGTACTTGGACCGAATCCCTTCCGGCAACTTGCGGATTCCCTTCGCGGGCTTGCCCTCATCCGTCATCGACATCCTCCTTCTGCTCTCGATCTGCGGCCGCGCGGCCGCTGAACCTCTTGCGCTCCCCGCTCCCGATCGCCCCGGGGCGCGAGACCCCTAGGACTTCGGGATGCGCAGAGCGATGTAGTGGTTTCCCTCCCGGGACTGGACCTTAAGACGGATCGTCTTGCCCGGGGGGACCTCCTTGAGCTGCTCGCGAAGCTCGGAAACCGTCGCGACCGGCTCCCGTCCCGCCTCGAGGATCACCTCCCCCTCGTTGAGACGGCTGTCGGAAGCGGGCGTTCCGGGATCGACCCTCGTGACAATCAACCCCTCGACGTCCTGGTCGATCTCCAAACGGACGCGCTCCCGGTCCGTCAGCCGCGCCACCTCGAACCCCAGCTTCTCAAGAGCCAGATCCGACTCGCTTCCGCTCGGCTCCTCCCTCGACGCCACTTCGTCGTCGCCGGGCATCTCCGCCAGCTTCACCCTGAGGGTCTTGCGATCGTCGTTCCTGATGACCGTCATGTCGACGGTCGTTCCCGGGGCGGTCTCCCCGATCCTCAAACGCAGATCGTCGCGGTCGCGGACCTGCTTGCCGTTCAGCTCGACGATCAGGTCGCCTTGCTCGACGCCCGCCTTGTCGGCCGGGCTGCCCGGGCTGACGCTGTTGACGAGCGCGCCGCGGGGACGATCGAGCCCGTAGTTGTCCGCGATGGCCGCGTCCACCTGCTGGAGCGTGACTCCCATGAATCCGCGCGTGACCTTGCCGTCGCGGATCAGCTGATCCATGACGTTGCTCGCCATGTTGATCGGGATCGCGAAGCCGACTCCTTGATACCCGCCGGAGCGGCTGGCGATGGCCGTGTTGATGCCGACCACCTCTCCCCGCAGGTTCACGAGCGCGCCGCCCGAGTTGCCGGGATTGATCGCGGCGTCGGTCTGGATGAAGTCCTCGTAGTCGGCCAGGCCGACGCTGCTGCGCCCCTTCGCGCTCACGATCCCGGCCGTGACGGTCTGGGAGAGCTCGAAGGGCGTTCCGATCGCGAGGACCCACTCGCCCACCTCGAGCGCGTCCGAGTCGCCGAGCTTGACGGCGGGAAGCCCCGCGGCATCGATCTTGACCACCGCGACGTCGCTCTTCGGATCGCGCCCCAGGACCTCCGCGTCGAAGCTCCGGCCATCCGGGAGCGTGACCTTGACCCGGTCGGCATTGGCGACGACATGATTGTTCGTCAAGACGCGGCCGTCGCGGCCGACGATCACGCCCGATCCCATTCCCCGCTGGGGCATCCGATCGGGCATCTCGAAGAAGCGTTCGAGCAGCTCATCCGGTAATCCGAACGGATTCCGCCCTCCCGGACGGTTCATGGCGACGCTGCGCTCGCTGTAGATAGTGACGATCGACGGAGAGACTTCCTTGGCGATCGCGACGAAGGCCCGGCTGGTCGACTCGACGCCCTCGATCGCCCGCTGCTCCTCGGGGGTTCTCTCCGCGAGGGCAGTCGATTCTCTCACGCTCAGCGTGGCGGCCTGATCCGACCGATCGCCCCAGCGAAACTCTATGTCGAAGGGGCGCGCGATCCATGCGAGGCCGGCGCCGATGGCAAGAGACAGAATCAGAATTGGGATCCACCTTCTCATACCTTGATGTAGCCTCCTTGTGGACGGGGCGGCGCGGGAATCGACTGCAGCCCCGAACGGGGTCGAGAACCCTGAAACCCCGCAATTGTTCCAGTCTAGGCCCTTGGGCCCTCCGGGGCAACGAGGAGAAAAGGATTGAACGCCAAACTCCCTGGAGACGCGCAGGATAGGCTGCGGGTCGCGGTCGCCGTCATCGTCGAGGGCGGTAAACTCCTGATTTCGCACAGGTTGCCAAGCATCAGGCTGCCCGATCTGTGGGAGTTCCCCGGCGGGAAGATCCATCCCGGCGAGACGGCGGAGGCCTGCGCGGTCCGCGAAGTGCGGGAGGAGCTCGGGATCGACATCGAGATCCTGGGGGAGCTTCTGCGGCGGCCCTACGACTACGCCGACCGCAAGGTCGATCTCGCTTTCTTCGTCGCCCGGAGGGTCGCGGGAACGCCGCGGGCGATCGATTGCCAGGCGTGGCGATGGGTCGATCCCGAGGAAGTCGGCAGCTACCCTCTCCCCGACGCGTCGCGGCCGGTCGTCGATGCGCTGCGGTCGGGGGGATGGATCCCGGCGTCCGACCAGTCGCCGCCTCGCGCCGGCGAGGCCGGTTGACGGGAGCTGGCGCCGCTCGATCCCCATCGTCTAATGTCGGGTCCACCGCGAGCGGAGCGGGTGCGAGATGCAGGAACTCAGAGTCACGGAGATCTTCTTCAGCATCCAGGGCGAATCGACGCGGAGCGGCCTCCCCTGCCTCTTCGTGCGCCTGATGGGCTGTCCCATGCGCTGCCTCTGGTGCGACACCGCCTACGCCTTCGAGGGGGGGACGGCGATGACGGTGGAGCGGATCCTCGATGAGCTTCGCGCCCATCCCTGCCGGCTCGTCGAG is a window encoding:
- the rpoZ gene encoding DNA-directed RNA polymerase subunit omega — its product is MSMTDEGKPAKGIRKLPEGIRSKYELVVAAAKEAERLNDLHRHRGDSDSEKVTMAALRRVEKGLSKVVHEEPERTAEESQR
- a CDS encoding DegQ family serine endoprotease codes for the protein MDLPAGELPQIGQPDAWQPVRNQEFTALDDDGDRDPQPILRVSREFGVQSFSPRCPGGPKGLDWNNCGVSGFSTPFGAAVDSRAAPSTRRLHQGMRRWIPILILSLAIGAGLAWIARPFDIEFRWGDRSDQAATLSVRESTALAERTPEEQRAIEGVESTSRAFVAIAKEVSPSIVTIYSERSVAMNRPGGRNPFGLPDELLERFFEMPDRMPQRGMGSGVIVGRDGRVLTNNHVVANADRVKVTLPDGRSFDAEVLGRDPKSDVAVVKIDAAGLPAVKLGDSDALEVGEWVLAIGTPFELSQTVTAGIVSAKGRSSVGLADYEDFIQTDAAINPGNSGGALVNLRGEVVGINTAIASRSGGYQGVGFAIPINMASNVMDQLIRDGKVTRGFMGVTLQQVDAAIADNYGLDRPRGALVNSVSPGSPADKAGVEQGDLIVELNGKQVRDRDDLRLRIGETAPGTTVDMTVIRNDDRKTLRVKLAEMPGDDEVASREEPSGSESDLALEKLGFEVARLTDRERVRLEIDQDVEGLIVTRVDPGTPASDSRLNEGEVILEAGREPVATVSELREQLKEVPPGKTIRLKVQSREGNHYIALRIPKS
- a CDS encoding (deoxy)nucleoside triphosphate pyrophosphohydrolase; its protein translation is MNAKLPGDAQDRLRVAVAVIVEGGKLLISHRLPSIRLPDLWEFPGGKIHPGETAEACAVREVREELGIDIEILGELLRRPYDYADRKVDLAFFVARRVAGTPRAIDCQAWRWVDPEEVGSYPLPDASRPVVDALRSGGWIPASDQSPPRAGEAG
- a CDS encoding 7-carboxy-7-deazaguanine synthase, translated to MQELRVTEIFFSIQGESTRSGLPCLFVRLMGCPMRCLWCDTAYAFEGGTAMTVERILDELRAHPCRLVE